The Oceanisphaera avium genome includes a region encoding these proteins:
- the oxyR gene encoding DNA-binding transcriptional regulator OxyR produces MNLRDLEYLVALSQELHFRKAAEKCFVSQPTLSGQLRKLEEELGVILIERTSRSVLLTPAGLAVTAQAKRILAETKELTDIARTYRDPMSGELHLGLIPTVGPYLLPHIIPSLKLHFPELQLYLHEAQTHTLLKQLADGELDCLMLAELDHMESFASVPLYHEPMLLALPSDHAWAKRQSVSLSELKGEKLLMLEDGHCLRDQAMGYCFAAGIGEDTHFKATSLETLRNMVAAGSGLTLMPELAITAQHLDGNICYIRVIDPEPSRAISLLYRHHSVRRPCFNEIAKRVQDSLSFLVRPSA; encoded by the coding sequence ATGAATTTACGGGATCTTGAATACTTAGTAGCGCTCTCACAAGAGCTGCACTTTCGCAAAGCGGCAGAAAAGTGTTTTGTGAGTCAGCCCACCTTAAGCGGGCAGTTACGAAAATTAGAAGAAGAGCTAGGTGTGATCCTCATTGAGCGCACTTCTCGCTCCGTATTGTTGACTCCTGCAGGGCTGGCGGTCACCGCACAAGCGAAGCGAATTTTGGCGGAAACTAAAGAGTTAACAGATATTGCGCGTACTTATCGTGATCCTATGTCGGGTGAGCTGCATCTTGGGCTTATTCCTACTGTAGGACCCTATTTACTGCCCCATATTATTCCTAGCTTAAAATTACACTTTCCAGAGTTGCAGCTTTATTTACATGAAGCACAAACTCATACCTTACTTAAGCAATTAGCAGACGGTGAGCTAGATTGCCTGATGTTGGCAGAGCTTGATCATATGGAAAGCTTTGCTAGCGTGCCTTTATATCATGAGCCTATGCTATTGGCGCTGCCCAGCGATCATGCGTGGGCAAAGCGCCAGTCTGTCTCGTTAAGCGAGCTAAAAGGCGAAAAATTACTGATGTTAGAAGATGGCCATTGTTTGCGTGATCAAGCGATGGGCTATTGCTTTGCCGCTGGTATAGGTGAAGACACCCACTTTAAGGCTACTAGCCTTGAAACCTTACGTAACATGGTGGCCGCAGGCTCGGGTTTAACCTTAATGCCTGAGCTGGCTATTACTGCTCAGCATCTTGATGGCAATATATGTTATATCCGCGTTATAGATCCTGAGCCAAGCCGAGCGATTAGTTTGCTCTATCGTCATCACTCAGTACGCCGCCCCTGCTTTAATGAAATTGCCAAGCGAGTGCAAGACAGTTTGTCTTTCTTAGTTAGGCCTAGCGCTTAA
- a CDS encoding penicillin-binding protein 1A: protein MLKWLTRLFLLGLFLALCAVAGVFVLYQQVKPELPDVSELKDIRLEIPMRIFSQDNELISQYGEQRRTPIAIADMPSQLIDAVLATEDARFYEHPGIDIIGISRAATVWFTTGEKRQGASTITQQVARNFFLSREKTVTRKIKEIFLALHIESLLSKDEILALYLNKIPLGHRSHGVGAAAQVYYGKEVSELTLAESAMIAGLPQGPSVLNPISNPARAAERRAVVLGRMLETGKINRVQYNEAMEAPVATRYHGAEITLNAPYVAEMAHQFALSMFGEEAYTKGLKVYTTIDSKEQQAGTQALVDGLLAYDLRHGYRGATDHLWQDSPWSLDKIEEYLAGQPSYWPLEPAIVTEVSAQSATVIAKNQGEQTLAWDGLKWARPYISDARQGHALRQASAALKAGDLIWIRPQGEQWMLAQLPEINGALAALDPNNGAITAIVGGFNFTLNKFNRAQQAERQMGSNIKPFIYSAALDNGYSLASMVNDAPINHWDPGSGKSWRPRNSPNVYDGPIRVREALARSKNVVSIRLLQGAGIPAALQRLNDLGFDTERIPATDSLALGSPSATPLQMVTGYAAFANGGKKVTPYIVERIEDSQGVTLYEAQPQTTQVLSEETAFLISQALSSAIWGGTSNGRHWNGTGWRAGKALERKDIAGKTGTTNDSRDAWFSGFTPDRVASAWVGFDDFARPLGRTAYNANLDGSQVAGGEFGASTALPIWIAYMKAALADFPEHIKDMPEGLYTTTIDPNTGLKTNGEGITEYFVPGSEPKYYSLPETRQSFGGTSVTDDLF from the coding sequence ATGCTTAAATGGCTAACCCGCCTCTTTTTATTGGGCTTATTCTTGGCACTCTGCGCCGTCGCCGGTGTGTTTGTGCTTTATCAGCAGGTTAAGCCTGAGCTGCCCGATGTTTCTGAACTGAAAGATATCCGCCTTGAAATACCCATGCGTATTTTCAGTCAAGATAATGAGCTCATCTCACAATATGGCGAACAAAGACGCACCCCTATCGCCATTGCCGATATGCCCTCACAACTTATTGACGCGGTTTTAGCCACAGAAGACGCTCGTTTTTATGAACACCCTGGCATTGATATCATTGGTATCAGCCGGGCCGCTACCGTGTGGTTTACTACGGGTGAAAAGCGCCAAGGCGCCAGTACCATCACCCAACAAGTGGCACGCAACTTCTTTTTAAGCCGAGAAAAAACCGTTACCCGCAAAATTAAAGAAATTTTTCTGGCCCTGCATATTGAGTCCTTGTTAAGCAAAGATGAAATTTTGGCCTTGTACTTAAATAAAATCCCCCTAGGTCATCGCTCTCATGGTGTGGGCGCTGCGGCACAGGTGTATTACGGCAAAGAAGTCTCGGAGTTAACGTTAGCTGAGTCAGCCATGATCGCCGGCCTGCCCCAAGGCCCTTCAGTATTAAATCCAATTAGTAACCCAGCGCGCGCCGCTGAGCGCAGAGCCGTGGTGTTAGGGCGCATGTTAGAAACCGGTAAAATTAATCGCGTGCAATACAATGAAGCCATGGAAGCCCCCGTAGCCACGCGCTACCACGGCGCTGAAATCACCTTAAATGCACCTTATGTCGCAGAAATGGCGCATCAATTTGCGCTGAGTATGTTTGGTGAAGAGGCCTATACCAAGGGCTTAAAAGTTTATACCACCATTGACTCCAAGGAGCAGCAAGCCGGCACTCAAGCCTTAGTGGATGGCTTATTAGCCTATGATTTACGCCACGGCTATCGTGGTGCGACCGATCATTTATGGCAAGACTCGCCATGGTCTTTGGATAAAATTGAAGAATATTTAGCCGGGCAACCCAGTTATTGGCCGTTAGAGCCTGCCATAGTGACAGAGGTTAGCGCACAGAGCGCCACTGTTATCGCAAAAAATCAAGGTGAGCAAACACTCGCTTGGGACGGCTTAAAATGGGCACGCCCTTATATTTCTGACGCTCGCCAAGGCCATGCACTGCGCCAAGCCAGTGCGGCCCTTAAGGCAGGAGATCTAATTTGGATCCGCCCCCAAGGTGAGCAGTGGATGCTGGCGCAATTGCCAGAAATTAATGGGGCATTGGCCGCCCTTGATCCTAATAACGGCGCCATTACTGCCATAGTAGGCGGCTTTAACTTTACTTTAAATAAATTCAATCGTGCTCAGCAAGCTGAGCGCCAGATGGGCTCTAATATTAAACCCTTTATTTATTCTGCAGCACTGGATAATGGCTATAGCCTAGCGAGCATGGTCAACGATGCGCCTATTAACCACTGGGATCCGGGCAGTGGTAAAAGCTGGCGCCCTCGTAACTCGCCTAATGTGTATGATGGCCCTATTAGAGTTAGAGAAGCATTGGCACGTTCTAAAAACGTGGTATCTATTCGCCTACTACAAGGCGCCGGCATTCCTGCGGCATTACAACGCCTTAATGACTTAGGCTTTGATACTGAGCGTATTCCGGCCACCGACAGTTTAGCACTAGGCTCGCCCTCAGCCACGCCTTTACAGATGGTTACCGGTTATGCCGCCTTTGCTAATGGCGGTAAAAAAGTCACGCCTTATATCGTAGAACGCATCGAAGATAGCCAAGGCGTTACCTTATATGAAGCTCAGCCGCAAACCACTCAGGTACTCAGTGAAGAAACAGCGTTTTTAATCAGCCAAGCGTTAAGCTCAGCTATTTGGGGGGGCACCAGTAATGGCCGCCACTGGAATGGCACCGGCTGGCGTGCTGGTAAAGCACTAGAGAGAAAAGATATCGCCGGCAAAACTGGCACCACCAACGACTCGCGTGATGCTTGGTTCTCTGGCTTTACCCCAGATCGGGTAGCCAGTGCTTGGGTAGGATTTGATGACTTTGCACGGCCCTTAGGGCGCACCGCTTACAATGCTAACTTAGATGGCAGTCAAGTCGCGGGAGGCGAGTTTGGCGCAAGTACAGCGCTGCCCATTTGGATTGCGTATATGAAAGCGGCACTGGCGGATTTTCCCGAGCATATTAAAGACATGCCCGAGGGCTTATACACCACCACTATCGATCCCAATACCGGCTTAAAGACCAATGGCGAGGGCATTACTGAATATTTTGTGCCAGGTAGTGAGCCTAAATATTACAGCCTGCCAGAAACACGCCAGTCGTTTGGCGGCACTAGCGTCACAGATGACTTATTTTAA
- the pilM gene encoding type IV pilus biogenesis protein PilM produces the protein MLKSANTKSLANDLSYSLVTRFYSTLSVIWQLPIFARQSSAHAHLIGVDFNAHSIYGVALSYQEQATGCDYQLQALAKVSLPSGAIIDHQLHNHLQVFSALKQLRRRLKISTLEVATAVRGHGVLTKVFDVPNDLAPDLMAHHVKQLVAEHLTESADDIYIDYEVLEASDAAASQQRLLLSAAHRAQVKARVALLRQVGWRPQIVDINYHALARAVDFLLAPRQGQSVLVLELSHESLLFMVLLDGQIIYQRLQFLALERELSINTDAVVHHAKRQLQLFMSQSAQALPSLGVLCGTVAGLSQLISPLSTQLDFKLQVLSFAHAFGQDAPSDPASPEFATALGLALRVASYRVAPCRI, from the coding sequence ATGTTGAAATCAGCGAATACTAAGTCGTTAGCTAATGACTTATCTTATTCTTTAGTTACTAGATTTTACTCAACTCTGAGCGTCATCTGGCAACTACCTATTTTTGCTAGACAAAGCAGCGCGCATGCCCACTTAATTGGGGTCGATTTTAATGCGCACTCTATTTATGGCGTGGCCTTAAGTTATCAAGAACAAGCCACGGGTTGCGACTATCAGCTACAGGCACTGGCTAAAGTATCGCTGCCAAGCGGCGCCATTATCGATCATCAATTGCATAATCACCTACAAGTGTTCAGCGCACTTAAACAATTGCGTCGTCGTTTAAAAATAAGCACGCTTGAGGTCGCCACCGCCGTGAGAGGGCATGGCGTATTAACAAAAGTATTTGATGTACCTAATGATTTGGCGCCGGACTTAATGGCCCATCATGTTAAGCAGTTAGTGGCTGAGCATCTGACTGAGTCAGCTGACGATATTTATATTGATTATGAAGTGCTAGAAGCCAGCGACGCTGCCGCCAGCCAGCAGCGCCTGTTACTAAGTGCAGCACACCGTGCTCAAGTTAAAGCCAGAGTGGCATTACTGCGCCAAGTGGGTTGGCGCCCTCAAATTGTGGATATTAACTATCATGCGCTGGCACGCGCGGTAGATTTTTTATTAGCGCCTCGGCAAGGGCAAAGTGTACTGGTCTTAGAGCTCAGCCATGAGAGCTTATTGTTTATGGTGCTTCTCGATGGCCAGATTATCTACCAGCGATTACAGTTCTTAGCACTTGAGCGCGAACTGTCGATAAATACTGATGCTGTGGTGCATCATGCTAAGCGCCAATTGCAACTTTTTATGAGCCAGTCTGCTCAGGCTCTGCCAAGCTTAGGCGTGCTGTGTGGCACTGTGGCTGGGCTTTCTCAGCTAATTTCACCTTTAAGCACCCAGCTTGACTTTAAACTGCAAGTCTTAAGTTTTGCTCACGCTTTTGGACAGGATGCGCCCAGTGATCCCGCTTCCCCAGAATTTGCTACCGCGCTGGGATTAGCGTTAAGAGTAGCCAGTTACCGGGTGGCGCCATGTCGAATATAA
- a CDS encoding PilN domain-containing protein produces the protein MSNINLLPWREWQHLRHTRHFMALAFGVAILSLMAAWINSGLVKRKVILVQQRNQQLQQMSDEQGAQLVTLEQQHKQINQLAWQDNFIQHIRFNNRPVVQLINDLPLWLPTGVKLSSLHFSPPHLELKGEAHTYQQLSLTLQAIEASAWVHTPLLTTQALSEERNTQFVLRVSMLSATPETTALISPQQAFARLTKRGSPHIFASKEVSDTRMSSDLQVQP, from the coding sequence ATGTCGAATATAAATCTATTACCTTGGCGAGAGTGGCAACACCTGCGCCACACACGCCATTTTATGGCTCTTGCGTTTGGTGTCGCCATATTAAGCCTAATGGCCGCTTGGATTAATAGTGGCTTGGTTAAACGAAAAGTTATCCTTGTACAGCAACGTAATCAGCAGCTACAACAAATGAGTGATGAGCAAGGCGCGCAGTTAGTTACGCTAGAGCAACAGCACAAACAAATTAACCAGCTTGCTTGGCAAGATAATTTTATTCAGCACATTCGCTTTAATAATCGCCCTGTAGTGCAACTGATTAATGACTTACCGCTGTGGCTGCCCACGGGCGTAAAGCTTAGCTCTTTGCATTTTTCACCTCCTCATCTGGAGTTAAAGGGTGAGGCACACACTTATCAGCAGCTCTCCTTAACTTTACAAGCCATAGAAGCTTCGGCTTGGGTACACACTCCTTTATTGACCACTCAAGCCTTATCCGAGGAGCGCAATACTCAGTTTGTACTGCGCGTAAGCATGTTATCCGCTACTCCAGAGACCACGGCTTTAATATCGCCACAGCAAGCGTTTGCAAGGCTGACAAAGAGAGGGTCACCACATATATTTGCAAGCAAAGAGGTAAGTGATACTCGAATGTCTAGCGACTTACAGGTGCAGCCATGA
- a CDS encoding type IV pilus inner membrane component PilO translates to MIRGLQELELSHVASWPWPAKLMLLSMVGMLVYGVAHYGLVKEPRQQWQQVKSHQQVLNHKLKMQQAQAKQLTSESLSSASFAAQLIFVEQSLPKQKQTAVLLEKLSHVAAQEGVILQGIQWQGEQVLTQVTALPLQLTALGNYAQLGHFIAALVAFPRLLEIEQLAIQGEPQSTNHQQRLSLKVSARAYVDSQGVMP, encoded by the coding sequence ATGATCAGAGGCTTGCAAGAGCTTGAACTGAGTCATGTGGCCAGTTGGCCATGGCCGGCCAAGTTAATGCTGTTAAGCATGGTGGGAATGTTGGTGTATGGAGTAGCGCATTATGGCTTGGTAAAAGAGCCTAGGCAGCAGTGGCAACAAGTAAAGTCACACCAACAAGTTCTTAATCATAAACTAAAGATGCAGCAAGCTCAGGCTAAGCAGTTAACCTCTGAGTCTTTGTCTAGCGCGTCATTCGCGGCTCAATTAATATTCGTTGAGCAAAGTCTCCCTAAGCAAAAACAGACCGCTGTATTACTGGAGAAGCTCAGTCATGTAGCGGCTCAAGAAGGAGTGATTTTACAAGGCATACAATGGCAGGGCGAGCAGGTATTAACACAAGTAACAGCACTGCCATTACAGTTAACTGCGCTCGGAAATTATGCACAATTAGGTCATTTTATCGCCGCGCTAGTGGCCTTTCCTCGGCTCTTAGAGATTGAGCAGCTCGCCATACAAGGTGAACCTCAGAGTACTAACCATCAGCAAAGGTTGAGCCTAAAAGTATCTGCTCGCGCCTACGTAGACTCACAAGGAGTCATGCCATGA